ATATAATATATAATATATAATAAAAAAATAAATACAAAAAAGGCAGGTGAAACTCGTTTAAAACGGGGGAAATTTTGAAAAATGATTTTTGTTTAAAAATTAGCAACATGGAAAAAACTTATAAAAATATGGCAGGACAAAAAACAATTGCACTTCAAGATATTAATCTAGAAGTAAAAGAAGGAGAATTTATTTCAATAATTGGACCTTCTGGTTGTGGGAAATCTACATTATTAAAAATAGTAAGTGGACTAGATAATCCAACTGGTGGAAAAATTGAATTTAATGAAAATTTTGATTTAAGTCAATACATAGGATTTGTTTTTCAAGATTCTGTATTATTACCTTGGAAAAATGTATATGATAATGCAGTTTTTCCTTTAGAAATAAAAAATTTAAAAACAAAAGAAAATCTTGAAAAATTAGAACAATTGTTATCTATGGCGGGATTAGCAGATTTTAAAAAATCACTTCCAAGAGAGCTTTCTGGAGGGATGAGACAAAGGGTTTCGATAGTTAGATCCCTTTCTTATGATCCGAAACTTTTATTAATGGATGAACCTTTTGGAGCCTTAGATGCTTTAACTAGAGATTCGTTAAATATAGAGTTATTAAAAATTTGGGAACAAACTAAAAAAACTATATTGTTTGTAACACACAGTATTGATGAAGCTGTATTTCTTTCAAGTAAAGTTATAGTAATGTCACCTAGACCAGGAAGAATTAAAGAAATATTAGACATAGATTTAGGATATCCAAGAACAGTAGAGATAAGAAATAATCCTAAATTTATAGAATACAGCAAATATTTAAGAGAGGTGTTAGAATAATATGGAAAAGAAAATCAAGGGTTTATGTAAAGGATTTTCTGAATATGTTATCTCTATTGGTGTATTTTTAATAATCTGGGGTATATATGTTAAAGTTAGTGGAGTAGCTGAATATATAATG
This Fusobacterium varium DNA region includes the following protein-coding sequences:
- a CDS encoding ABC transporter ATP-binding protein; translation: MKNDFCLKISNMEKTYKNMAGQKTIALQDINLEVKEGEFISIIGPSGCGKSTLLKIVSGLDNPTGGKIEFNENFDLSQYIGFVFQDSVLLPWKNVYDNAVFPLEIKNLKTKENLEKLEQLLSMAGLADFKKSLPRELSGGMRQRVSIVRSLSYDPKLLLMDEPFGALDALTRDSLNIELLKIWEQTKKTILFVTHSIDEAVFLSSKVIVMSPRPGRIKEILDIDLGYPRTVEIRNNPKFIEYSKYLREVLE